The following proteins are encoded in a genomic region of Thermovenabulum gondwanense:
- a CDS encoding BMC domain-containing protein, with protein MENKAFGFIETYGLVPAIEATDAALKAANVKLYAFRYTTGGLVTTIITGDVGAVKAAVDTGFAAAKKIGKAISFNIIPRMDENSIVIIDGKVQNKYEYMIEEKTEVKETMKEEKKEEDEQNKEFKREENVVEDLETKEVIDNYKKEENEVVTEKEMEGLQDEKIPDDTDIRKDIKNRENTEKNEKVEKLEETDLTGITNKIKELLKNEQLKSILEQNNSIDKLSAKNLRRVAKELLGKEIRGEKVDSMRKSEILELLIKYFSKEV; from the coding sequence ATGGAAAATAAAGCTTTCGGTTTTATAGAAACCTACGGATTGGTTCCAGCAATTGAAGCGACCGACGCAGCATTAAAAGCTGCTAATGTCAAATTGTATGCTTTTAGATATACTACTGGAGGTTTGGTTACTACAATAATCACGGGAGATGTAGGTGCTGTAAAAGCTGCGGTAGATACAGGCTTTGCTGCAGCAAAAAAAATAGGGAAAGCTATAAGTTTTAATATAATACCGAGGATGGATGAAAATTCAATTGTTATTATCGACGGGAAAGTACAGAATAAATATGAATATATGATTGAAGAGAAGACAGAAGTAAAAGAGACAATGAAGGAAGAAAAGAAGGAAGAAGATGAACAAAATAAGGAGTTTAAAAGAGAAGAGAATGTAGTTGAAGATTTAGAAACAAAAGAAGTTATTGATAATTATAAAAAAGAAGAAAATGAGGTAGTAACTGAAAAGGAAATGGAAGGTTTGCAAGATGAAAAGATACCTGACGATACTGATATAAGAAAAGATATCAAAAATAGAGAAAATACCGAAAAAAATGAGAAAGTAGAAAAATTAGAAGAAACGGACTTAACTGGAATAACAAATAAAATAAAGGAATTATTAAAAAATGAGCAATTAAAAAGCATTTTAGAACAAAACAATAGTATTGATAAATTAAGTGCAAAGAATCTCAGGAGGGTTGCAAAAGAACTTTTAGGGAAAGAAATAAGGGGAGAAAAAGTAGATTCAATGAGAAAGAGTGAAATATTAGAACTATTAATAAAATATTTCAGTAAGGAGGTGTAG